Proteins from a genomic interval of Salvelinus alpinus chromosome 7, SLU_Salpinus.1, whole genome shotgun sequence:
- the LOC139581351 gene encoding mitochondrial import receptor subunit TOM5 homolog produces MFKLEGLGPKMDPEEMKKKMRQDVISSVRNFLIYIVLLRATPYILKKLDSI; encoded by the exons ATGTTCAAACTCGAGGGGTTAGGGCCGAAAATGGACCCAGAGGAGATGAAGAAAAAGATGCGACAGGACGTCATCTCGTCCGTGCGCAATTTCCTAATCTATATTGTCCTTCTCAGAGCCA CTCCATACATTTTGAAGAAGTTGGACAGCATTTGA